The following coding sequences lie in one Amycolatopsis cihanbeyliensis genomic window:
- a CDS encoding polyprenyl synthetase family protein, with protein sequence MTRVESRLDAFLATERARWAGVDSRAGVPVDAVTALVAAGGKRLRPAFCVTGFLGAGGDPDDPTIVDCAAGLELIHVAALIHDDVLDAAEFRRGSPAVHAKYTAEHAALGWRGEPRRYGDGVAILSGDLANVFAERLAHALSPGPRRIWGEMLTEIQVGQFLDMAVAAEGVIEPKLSRWIAVCKSGRYSIHRPLLLGAAIAGREDLAPAFEEYGEALGEAFQLRDDLIDAFGDSETAGKPVGLDLAQHKMTLLLAEAVQRDGRVRKLVSEPEWDTAALRERLIESKGDIENRIDVLVERAHRAIDRAPLGAAWRNELTKMAVEVAYRNR encoded by the coding sequence ATGACGCGGGTCGAGTCGCGACTCGATGCTTTCCTGGCCACCGAACGGGCTCGATGGGCCGGTGTCGACAGCAGAGCCGGTGTGCCCGTCGACGCGGTGACCGCGCTGGTGGCCGCGGGCGGCAAGCGGCTGCGGCCGGCGTTCTGTGTGACCGGGTTCCTTGGCGCCGGTGGCGATCCGGATGACCCCACGATTGTGGACTGCGCCGCGGGGCTGGAACTGATCCATGTTGCCGCCCTGATCCACGACGATGTACTGGACGCCGCCGAGTTCCGCCGCGGCAGCCCAGCCGTGCACGCCAAGTACACGGCCGAACACGCCGCTCTGGGGTGGCGAGGTGAGCCCCGCCGCTACGGCGACGGCGTCGCGATTCTCTCCGGTGACCTGGCCAACGTCTTCGCCGAACGACTGGCACACGCCCTCTCGCCGGGTCCGCGCCGGATCTGGGGCGAGATGCTCACCGAGATTCAGGTCGGCCAGTTCCTGGATATGGCCGTGGCCGCCGAAGGCGTGATCGAGCCCAAGCTGTCCCGCTGGATCGCGGTGTGCAAGTCCGGCCGCTACAGCATCCACCGGCCGTTGCTGCTGGGCGCCGCGATCGCGGGGCGCGAGGACTTGGCGCCCGCCTTCGAGGAGTACGGCGAGGCGCTGGGTGAGGCCTTCCAGCTGCGAGACGACCTGATCGACGCCTTCGGCGACAGCGAAACGGCAGGCAAGCCGGTCGGGCTGGACTTGGCGCAGCACAAGATGACGCTGCTGCTCGCCGAGGCGGTGCAGCGTGACGGGCGAGTCCGCAAGCTGGTCTCGGAGCCGGAATGGGATACCGCGGCGCTTCGCGAACGACTCATCGAGAGCAAGGGCGACATCGAGAACCGCATCGATGTTCTGGTGGAACGAGCCCACCGCGCGATCGACCGGGCTCCGCTGGGTGCGGCCTGGCGAAACGAGTTGACCAAGATGGCGGTCGAAGTCGCCTACCGGAACCGGTGA